The following coding sequences are from one Candidatus Cetobacterium colombiensis window:
- a CDS encoding FMN-binding protein translates to MFKKLLPISLASIFICSSISALASETKVYQGLGQTSNFRVGPGKDSEGKQVYSFNYVEAAAIFDDQGKIINVIVDALEVSSPNYDGESMPHFSGWPETEGVNLTDHTTKKVVGKTENTVENVTKEVDNWKTKRERGTTYGMNPKNEWDEQMDYFQEKFKGKTVDELELIFTKLYSDVNGRPLKEKSRNEKDTEKYSKLTEAEKKEVADITAGATMSLRDAHGDILGAIKDAYENRVEVIIPNK, encoded by the coding sequence ATGTTTAAAAAATTATTACCAATATCTTTAGCTTCTATTTTTATTTGTAGTTCTATTTCTGCATTAGCTAGCGAGACTAAAGTTTATCAAGGTCTTGGTCAAACATCTAATTTTAGAGTAGGTCCTGGTAAAGATAGTGAAGGAAAACAAGTTTATAGTTTTAACTACGTTGAAGCTGCTGCTATTTTTGATGATCAAGGTAAAATAATAAATGTTATTGTTGACGCATTAGAGGTTAGTTCTCCTAATTACGATGGCGAAAGTATGCCTCATTTTTCTGGATGGCCTGAAACTGAGGGAGTTAATCTAACTGATCATACAACTAAAAAAGTAGTTGGAAAAACTGAAAATACTGTTGAAAATGTAACTAAAGAAGTAGATAATTGGAAAACAAAAAGAGAACGTGGCACAACTTATGGAATGAATCCTAAAAACGAATGGGATGAACAAATGGATTATTTCCAAGAAAAGTTTAAAGGAAAAACTGTTGATGAATTAGAATTAATTTTCACAAAACTTTATTCTGATGTTAATGGAAGGCCATTAAAAGAAAAAAGTAGAAATGAAAAAGACACTGAAAAGTATAGTAAGCTTACTGAAGCTGAAAAAAAGGAAGTCGCTGATATAACTGCAGGAGCAACTATGAGTTTAAGAGATGCACATGGAGATATTTTAGGAGCGATTAAAGATGCTTACGAAAATAGAGTAGAGGTGATTATTCCTAATAAATAG
- a CDS encoding APC family permease: MSELSGNKLGFWSIFFLGINSIIGSGIFLLPNKAYADVGLASIVVILINAVLALFLALCFAETASIFDKNGSSFVYAKEAYGNFVGFEIGIFAWFIGIVSWAAELQGFLTALGGIYPLAVDPYYNKIFVIAIGAFLGVLNYLGVKFSKILNNVITVSKLLPLILFIFIGIFFIKGPDFFPLVPKIQTGLATGNLGVATLVIFYAFTGFDLLAVAAEDMENPTKNLPKAIIWVMVFCSVFYLLIMIVCIGLLGPKLGTTSVPIATATAAIFGNTGFLFITIATLVSIGGITIALSFIAPRSIQALADSHYVPVIFNKKGRFGTAGFAILITTLITISLALYGNFIFLASLTVIARLIEFISTAGSVLVFRKRKLKALYKIPLGPIIPVVAIVLSIWLLAQSSYEKLIFVIIGLVIGGILYVFYAKKQMEKN; encoded by the coding sequence ATGTCAGAATTATCAGGTAATAAACTTGGATTTTGGAGCATTTTCTTTTTAGGAATAAATTCAATAATTGGATCTGGAATTTTTCTATTACCAAACAAAGCTTACGCTGATGTGGGACTAGCAAGTATAGTAGTTATTCTGATAAATGCAGTTTTAGCCTTATTTTTGGCTCTTTGCTTTGCAGAAACAGCAAGTATATTTGATAAAAATGGTTCATCTTTTGTATATGCAAAAGAAGCGTATGGAAATTTTGTAGGGTTTGAAATTGGAATTTTTGCATGGTTTATAGGGATTGTAAGTTGGGCAGCTGAATTACAAGGATTTTTAACAGCATTAGGGGGAATCTACCCCCTTGCTGTAGATCCTTATTATAATAAAATTTTTGTTATTGCTATTGGAGCTTTTCTTGGAGTATTAAATTATTTAGGAGTGAAATTCTCAAAAATATTAAATAATGTTATTACTGTTAGTAAATTACTACCTTTAATATTATTTATTTTTATTGGAATTTTCTTTATAAAAGGACCTGACTTCTTTCCGTTAGTTCCAAAAATACAAACAGGATTAGCTACAGGGAATTTAGGAGTTGCCACTTTGGTAATCTTTTATGCTTTTACTGGATTTGATTTATTGGCAGTAGCAGCAGAGGACATGGAAAATCCTACGAAAAATCTTCCAAAGGCTATAATTTGGGTTATGGTTTTTTGCTCTGTTTTTTACCTGTTAATAATGATTGTTTGTATTGGTCTTTTAGGTCCTAAATTAGGAACTACTTCAGTTCCTATAGCAACAGCAACAGCTGCAATTTTTGGTAACACAGGATTTCTTTTTATAACTATAGCAACTTTAGTTTCTATAGGAGGAATAACAATTGCACTATCTTTTATAGCTCCAAGATCTATTCAAGCTTTAGCTGATAGTCACTATGTACCTGTAATATTTAATAAGAAAGGAAGATTCGGAACAGCTGGATTTGCTATATTAATTACAACTTTAATAACAATATCATTAGCTCTTTACGGAAACTTTATTTTCTTAGCCAGTCTTACAGTTATTGCACGTTTAATTGAATTTATTTCCACTGCAGGTTCTGTACTTGTATTTAGAAAAAGAAAATTAAAGGCATTGTACAAAATACCTTTAGGTCCAATAATACCAGTTGTAGCAATAGTACTTTCAATTTGGTTGTTGGCTCAATCATCATATGAAAAACTTATATTTGTTATAATTGGATTAGTTATTGGTGGAATTTTGTATGTGTTTTATGCTAAAAAACAAATGGAAAAAAATTAG
- the aguB gene encoding N-carbamoylputrescine amidase: MRKVKVAAIQLSYGWDVEENIRKAEKEVRAAAAEGAQIILLSELFERVYFCAKEKAEYMQFATELELDSAVNHFKGIAKELNVVLPISFYERKHGARYNSIAIIDADGEVLGIYRKSHIPHDVSGYQEKFYFNIGDTGFKVWNTKFAKIGVAICWDQWFPESARCMALMGAEILFYPTAIGSEPSDPTMDTKDHWQRVMQGHAGANLTPLVCANRTGQEHVDEIGVKFYGSSFIADHTGAKISEMDRDSEGFAIAELDLNAIDDYRAFWGLFRDRRPDLYGAIMTLDGETKFK, from the coding sequence ATGAGAAAAGTTAAAGTTGCAGCAATCCAATTATCTTATGGTTGGGATGTTGAAGAAAACATAAGAAAAGCTGAAAAAGAGGTTAGAGCAGCAGCAGCAGAAGGAGCTCAAATAATCCTTCTTTCTGAACTATTTGAAAGAGTGTACTTCTGTGCTAAAGAAAAAGCTGAGTATATGCAATTTGCAACAGAATTGGAGTTAGATTCAGCTGTTAATCATTTTAAAGGAATTGCTAAAGAATTAAATGTTGTTTTACCAATAAGTTTTTATGAAAGAAAACATGGAGCTAGATATAACTCTATCGCTATAATAGACGCTGATGGAGAAGTTTTAGGAATTTATAGAAAAAGTCATATTCCACATGACGTTAGTGGATACCAAGAAAAATTCTACTTCAATATTGGAGATACTGGATTTAAAGTTTGGAATACTAAATTTGCAAAAATTGGTGTAGCTATTTGTTGGGATCAATGGTTCCCTGAATCAGCAAGATGTATGGCACTTATGGGAGCAGAAATTCTATTCTATCCTACAGCTATTGGATCTGAACCAAGTGATCCTACTATGGATACAAAAGATCACTGGCAAAGAGTTATGCAAGGACATGCTGGAGCTAACTTAACTCCTTTAGTTTGTGCTAACAGAACAGGACAAGAACATGTTGATGAAATAGGTGTTAAGTTCTATGGATCATCTTTTATAGCTGATCACACTGGAGCTAAAATCTCTGAAATGGACAGAGACTCTGAAGGTTTTGCTATAGCTGAATTAGACTTAAATGCCATTGATGACTATAGAGCATTCTGGGGATTATTTAGAGATAGAAGACCTGATTTATATGGAGCAATTATGACTTTAGATGGTGAAACAAAATTTAAATAA
- a CDS encoding glutamate decarboxylase, producing MLHRRKSSEEREKEYEFAPDNSTTPLYGSYESAHVLPREVINEKAVNPNIAYRLVADEMLHDGNPRYNLATFVQTYMEPEATQIMMDAVATNAIDKAEYPQTTEVEKRCVNIIANLWNAPTDEEYMGTSTVGSSEACMLGGMAMKFRWRKRAEALGIDINAKKPNLVVSSGFQVVWEKFCVYWDVELREVPMKSLDELYLDPKDAVAACDEYTIGIVPIMGITYTGTFDDIVALDKELEEYNKTAKISVPIHVDAASGGLYLPFVNPELPWDFRLKNVVSISTSGHKFGLVYPGLGWVMWRDKEYLPEELLFKVAYLGAFEPTFQINFSRPGSQIWAQYYNFVRWGKEGYKAVHEKSRDVGIFLAKGLEKLGIFKILNNGENIPIVCWMLKEDPARAWTEYDLSDRLRYYGWQLPAYPLPKNLENVTIMRVLARADQSMEQISLLLKDIKDSIEYLNEHITVKKEVKKSEDHVAGYTHNEKRLLKK from the coding sequence ATGTTACACAGAAGAAAAAGTTCAGAAGAAAGAGAAAAGGAGTATGAGTTTGCTCCAGATAATTCTACAACACCTTTATATGGGAGTTATGAATCTGCACATGTTTTGCCTAGAGAAGTAATTAATGAAAAAGCAGTTAATCCTAATATTGCTTATAGATTAGTTGCTGATGAAATGTTGCATGATGGAAATCCAAGATATAACTTAGCAACATTTGTTCAAACTTATATGGAACCAGAAGCAACTCAAATTATGATGGATGCTGTTGCAACTAATGCTATAGATAAAGCAGAATATCCTCAAACTACAGAAGTAGAAAAAAGATGTGTAAATATCATAGCTAATTTATGGAATGCTCCAACAGATGAGGAGTATATGGGGACATCTACAGTTGGTTCGTCAGAAGCTTGTATGCTAGGTGGAATGGCAATGAAATTTAGATGGAGAAAAAGAGCTGAAGCTTTAGGTATTGATATAAATGCAAAAAAACCTAACCTTGTTGTAAGTTCAGGATTCCAAGTTGTTTGGGAAAAATTCTGTGTTTATTGGGATGTAGAGTTAAGAGAGGTTCCTATGAAATCTTTAGATGAACTTTATCTTGATCCTAAAGATGCAGTTGCAGCTTGTGACGAATATACAATAGGTATTGTACCGATTATGGGAATAACTTATACAGGAACATTTGATGATATAGTTGCTTTAGATAAAGAATTAGAAGAGTATAATAAAACAGCAAAAATTTCAGTACCAATTCACGTAGATGCTGCATCAGGTGGATTATACTTACCATTTGTTAATCCAGAATTACCTTGGGATTTTAGATTAAAAAATGTTGTTTCAATAAGTACATCAGGCCATAAGTTTGGTTTAGTTTATCCAGGACTTGGATGGGTTATGTGGAGAGATAAAGAATATTTACCAGAGGAGTTACTATTTAAAGTAGCATACTTAGGTGCATTTGAACCTACTTTCCAAATTAACTTCTCAAGACCAGGAAGTCAAATTTGGGCTCAATACTATAACTTTGTTAGATGGGGAAAAGAAGGATATAAAGCAGTTCATGAAAAATCTAGAGATGTAGGTATATTCTTAGCAAAAGGATTAGAAAAACTAGGAATATTCAAAATTTTAAATAATGGAGAGAATATCCCTATTGTTTGTTGGATGTTAAAAGAGGATCCAGCTAGAGCATGGACAGAGTATGATTTATCAGATAGATTAAGATATTACGGATGGCAGTTACCAGCTTATCCATTACCAAAAAATTTAGAAAATGTAACAATAATGAGAGTGTTAGCAAGAGCTGACCAAAGTATGGAACAAATATCTTTACTTCTTAAAGATATAAAAGACTCAATTGAATATTTAAATGAGCATATAACAGTAAAAAAAGAAGTTAAAAAATCAGAGGATCACGTAGCTGGATATACACACAATGAAAAAAGATTATTAAAAAAATAA
- a CDS encoding agmatine deiminase family protein, with amino-acid sequence MFGNCDKTPRELGYRMPGEWERRRRTFMQWPVRDGKNSRTPVWPDGVEAARIGYANVAKAIAEYEELVMIAPPELLHEVKEMCGEKVQVICLPIDDSWVRDNGPTFLLNDDQELAAVKWRFTSYGEKYQTHYNDGKVPYHLGIFYDVPVFTSPLALEGGAIHSDGQGTILTTESAILTKSRNSKFTKDEVSELLKEYLGGEQVIWLKSGLYGDLTDGHVDNTACFVRPGVIIIQACYDKNDPDYEIFQENMKTLKEFTDRSSDLPFEIIEIEKPPIRYYNGQLLTLSYINYLPVTGAVIVPVFGGDAEETDKKALEAIQKAYPDRKVVPVDGMPIIIGGGCVHCITQQMPYGKSF; translated from the coding sequence ATGTTTGGAAATTGTGATAAAACACCTAGAGAACTAGGGTATAGAATGCCTGGAGAATGGGAAAGAAGAAGAAGAACTTTTATGCAATGGCCTGTTAGAGATGGAAAAAACAGTAGAACTCCAGTTTGGCCTGATGGAGTAGAAGCAGCTAGAATAGGATATGCAAATGTTGCAAAAGCTATTGCTGAATACGAAGAGCTTGTTATGATTGCTCCTCCTGAACTTCTTCATGAAGTTAAAGAGATGTGTGGAGAAAAGGTACAAGTTATCTGTCTTCCTATTGACGATTCTTGGGTTAGAGACAATGGACCTACTTTTTTATTAAATGATGATCAAGAGCTTGCTGCTGTAAAATGGAGATTTACATCTTACGGAGAAAAGTATCAAACTCACTATAACGACGGTAAAGTTCCATATCATCTAGGTATATTTTATGATGTTCCAGTATTTACATCTCCTTTAGCATTAGAAGGTGGAGCAATTCACTCTGACGGACAGGGAACTATATTGACAACTGAATCAGCTATCTTAACAAAATCTAGAAACTCTAAATTTACTAAAGATGAAGTTTCTGAATTATTAAAAGAATACCTAGGTGGAGAACAAGTAATTTGGTTAAAATCTGGTTTATACGGAGATTTAACTGATGGTCATGTTGACAATACTGCTTGTTTTGTTAGACCAGGTGTTATTATAATCCAAGCATGTTACGATAAAAATGATCCTGATTACGAAATTTTCCAAGAAAATATGAAAACATTAAAAGAATTTACAGATAGATCAAGTGATTTACCATTTGAAATCATCGAAATTGAAAAACCACCTATTAGATATTACAACGGTCAACTATTAACATTAAGTTATATAAACTATCTTCCTGTTACTGGAGCTGTAATTGTTCCTGTATTTGGTGGAGATGCTGAAGAAACTGATAAAAAAGCTTTAGAAGCAATTCAAAAAGCTTACCCTGATAGAAAAGTAGTTCCAGTAGACGGTATGCCAATAATTATCGGTGGTGGATGTGTTCACTGTATTACTCAACAAATGCCTTATGGTAAAAGTTTTTAA
- the rbsK gene encoding ribokinase — MKKIVVVGSINMDLVTICERAPRGGETLLGKKFMQIPGGKGANQAVAMGKMKSPVSMLGKVGKEGMGDILLNSMKQNGVDVSNIEYCDEATGIAKIIVEENGQNRILVVPGANYEVDKLYIDKHLEVIKNSDIVVTQLEIPLETVKYTLQKAKEFGKITVLNPAPATKLDEDIISNSDYIIPNETELELLSGASITDENSVIEASKILLNKGVKGLIVTLGSKGCIFISKNEVKSFSAYKVKAIDTTAAGDSFIGGFINGLASGLNFDEAIDRGTKVAAISVTRIGAQTSIPTFEEVLNFKESII; from the coding sequence ATGAAAAAAATTGTTGTTGTTGGAAGCATTAATATGGATTTAGTTACCATTTGTGAAAGAGCTCCTCGTGGGGGGGAAACTCTACTAGGTAAAAAATTCATGCAAATTCCTGGAGGAAAAGGAGCAAACCAAGCTGTTGCTATGGGAAAAATGAAAAGCCCTGTTTCTATGCTAGGAAAAGTTGGTAAAGAAGGGATGGGAGATATCCTTCTAAACTCTATGAAACAAAATGGAGTTGATGTTTCTAACATTGAGTACTGTGATGAAGCTACAGGAATTGCTAAAATCATTGTTGAAGAAAATGGTCAAAATAGAATTCTTGTTGTTCCAGGTGCTAATTATGAAGTGGATAAATTATATATTGATAAACATTTAGAAGTTATCAAAAATTCTGATATTGTTGTAACTCAACTTGAAATACCTTTAGAAACTGTGAAATATACACTTCAAAAAGCTAAGGAGTTTGGAAAAATAACTGTTTTAAATCCTGCTCCAGCCACTAAATTAGATGAAGATATCATTTCTAACTCTGACTATATCATACCAAATGAAACAGAATTAGAACTTTTATCTGGAGCTTCAATTACTGATGAAAATAGTGTAATCGAAGCTTCTAAAATTCTTTTAAATAAAGGTGTTAAAGGATTAATTGTTACTTTAGGTAGTAAAGGATGTATCTTTATTAGTAAAAACGAAGTAAAGTCTTTCTCTGCTTATAAAGTTAAAGCTATTGATACAACTGCTGCAGGAGATAGCTTTATTGGAGGATTTATAAATGGTCTTGCTTCTGGTCTTAATTTTGATGAAGCAATTGATAGGGGAACTAAGGTAGCTGCAATATCAGTTACTAGAATTGGAGCTCAAACATCAATTCCAACTTTTGAAGAGGTTTTGAACTTTAAAGAATCTATAATTTAA